One part of the Bdellovibrio sp. KM01 genome encodes these proteins:
- a CDS encoding DNA topoisomerase VI: MAKLLSVRELKIDIPKEARILADKMLKDLESSKRPVLEAVKTSLDNSLYNSKVGYLTPGDKVVRTELNVSSVQKLARVVFVLEILLGNLEIGSVNTKRELYYMCKGLIKGNSRLKPLDFDDQSESDSIIDFIGDMLEVYREELNCFANDRGGQTYSQQLVVTETLNDGDKAVVDLSTLGTSPFQPKNKPQALKLKAKKKIDFCLIVESEGTANTLVSMGFTKRNNCIVMGAQGVPSNGVRGWSKLIQDELDVPMYFFGDLDAYTMQNIFRTLKAGSAASLIRNSHFSAPNVKFLGVLPEDVKKYDLPHYKVKESDPAEARALKKAKDALENDPFFLDKKNKNLADILRWLIKEKIRCEQQSFFSVDPKDPIKTEKLILEKIKRGSYV, encoded by the coding sequence ATGGCAAAATTACTTAGCGTTCGCGAACTGAAAATTGATATTCCTAAAGAAGCCCGCATCTTGGCAGACAAGATGTTGAAGGATCTTGAGTCTTCAAAACGTCCAGTTTTGGAAGCTGTTAAGACTTCATTGGACAACTCTTTGTATAATTCCAAAGTGGGTTACTTAACTCCGGGTGATAAAGTTGTTCGTACGGAACTGAACGTTTCGTCGGTACAAAAACTGGCTCGTGTGGTCTTCGTTTTGGAAATTCTATTGGGCAACTTGGAAATTGGCTCTGTAAATACAAAGCGTGAGCTTTATTACATGTGCAAAGGCTTGATCAAAGGGAACTCTCGTTTGAAACCGTTGGATTTCGATGATCAATCTGAATCAGATTCTATCATCGACTTTATCGGTGACATGCTTGAAGTGTACCGTGAGGAATTGAATTGTTTCGCCAATGATCGCGGTGGACAAACTTATTCTCAACAATTGGTTGTGACTGAAACTTTGAATGATGGGGATAAAGCCGTTGTCGATCTTTCGACTTTGGGTACGTCTCCATTCCAACCGAAAAATAAACCACAAGCTTTGAAGTTGAAGGCGAAAAAGAAAATCGACTTCTGCCTGATCGTTGAATCTGAAGGTACGGCGAATACGCTGGTTTCAATGGGTTTCACGAAACGTAATAACTGTATCGTGATGGGTGCTCAAGGGGTTCCATCGAATGGTGTACGTGGTTGGTCAAAATTGATTCAAGACGAACTTGATGTTCCGATGTACTTCTTCGGAGATCTCGATGCGTACACAATGCAAAACATCTTCCGTACATTGAAAGCGGGTTCTGCGGCATCTTTGATCCGTAACTCTCACTTCTCTGCACCGAATGTTAAATTCCTGGGTGTACTGCCAGAAGACGTTAAGAAGTATGATCTTCCTCACTACAAAGTGAAAGAATCCGATCCTGCTGAAGCCCGCGCTTTGAAAAAAGCGAAAGACGCTTTGGAAAACGATCCTTTCTTCCTGGATAAAAAGAACAAAAACTTGGCAGATATCCTGCGCTGGTTGATCAAAGAAAAGATTCGTTGCGAGCAACAATCATTCTTCTCGGTGGATCCAAAAGATCCAATCAAGACAGAAAAACTGATCTTGGAAAAAATTAAACGCGGTTCTTACGTTTAA